A window of Desulfocurvibacter africanus subsp. africanus DSM 2603 contains these coding sequences:
- the gyrB gene encoding DNA topoisomerase (ATP-hydrolyzing) subunit B: protein MSNENLLQNGAAKTSGNGGYTADSITVLEGLAAVRKRPAMYIGSTDIRGLHHLVYEVVDNSIDEAMAGYCDRIRVVLHLDNSVTVSDNGRGIPVDMHPKEGKPAVEVVMTKLHAGGKFDSGSYKVSGGLHGVGVSCVNALSEYLEVFVKRDGKRHHLRFERGVTVGQLTVIGEGETATGTTVRFRPDEEIFETNQFSYETLSKRFQELAYLNDGLTIEFKDERESKEEAYCYHGGIVSFVRDLNEGQGFLHDIIDVSGEVDSVIVSLAMQYNAGYKENVLTFANNIRTKEGGTHLVGFKTALTRAVNNYVEKGDLPKKLKQKVSGDDVREGLTAVVSVKLPNPQFEGQTKTKLGNSEIAGIVSSQVYERLMTFFEENPNDAKAIIEKIVDSARAREAARKARDLVRRKGALSDHSLPGKLADCQSKKPEESELFIVEGDSAGGSAKQGRDPRFQAILPLRGKILNVERTRFDKMLGNKEIRAMITAMGAGIDEDMDLERLRYHKIVIMTDADVDGAHIRTLLLTFFFRQYRQLIDNGFLYIAQPPLFRVQKGKNEKYIVDEPTLRSHLIEAIAGEVTLIAPNEQEISKKKLERLLEKIAYLEAKVREAGAYGFSDELLLSVLEYGTRLTPASFQDGELESLRTYLSSKGHLVWTEQEMELDELRTFVIFENENAQRTRIGVEFFNSKLYRYAYDALDTIRQTTGGHELTLRKREQSYKVNGYFHALRAVIDEAHKEYNIQRYKGLGEMNPEQLWETTMNPENRTMFQVSVEDAEEADKIFSDLMGDQVEPRRQFIERNALSVSELDI, encoded by the coding sequence TCGTGTTGCATCTGGACAACTCCGTGACCGTCTCGGACAATGGCCGCGGCATCCCCGTGGACATGCACCCCAAGGAGGGCAAGCCGGCGGTCGAGGTCGTCATGACCAAGCTGCATGCCGGCGGCAAGTTCGACTCCGGCTCATATAAGGTGTCCGGCGGCTTGCACGGCGTGGGCGTGTCCTGCGTCAACGCCCTGTCCGAGTACCTGGAGGTCTTCGTCAAGCGCGACGGCAAGCGCCATCATCTGCGCTTCGAACGCGGCGTGACCGTGGGCCAGCTCACGGTGATCGGCGAAGGCGAGACCGCCACCGGCACCACGGTGCGCTTTCGTCCCGACGAGGAAATTTTCGAGACCAACCAGTTTTCCTACGAGACGCTCTCCAAGCGTTTTCAGGAACTGGCCTACCTGAACGACGGCCTGACCATCGAGTTCAAGGACGAGCGCGAGTCCAAGGAAGAAGCCTACTGCTACCATGGCGGTATCGTGTCCTTCGTACGCGACCTGAACGAGGGCCAGGGCTTCCTGCACGACATCATCGACGTCTCGGGCGAAGTGGACTCGGTCATAGTCAGCCTGGCCATGCAGTACAACGCGGGCTACAAGGAAAACGTCCTCACCTTCGCCAACAACATACGCACTAAGGAAGGCGGCACGCACCTGGTCGGCTTCAAGACCGCCCTGACCCGCGCGGTGAACAACTACGTGGAAAAGGGCGACCTGCCTAAGAAGCTCAAGCAGAAGGTCTCGGGCGACGACGTGCGCGAAGGCCTGACCGCCGTGGTCAGCGTCAAGTTGCCCAACCCGCAGTTCGAGGGCCAGACCAAGACCAAGCTCGGCAACTCCGAGATCGCCGGCATAGTCTCTTCGCAGGTCTATGAGCGGCTCATGACCTTCTTCGAAGAGAACCCGAACGACGCCAAGGCCATCATAGAGAAGATCGTGGACTCGGCCCGCGCCCGCGAGGCAGCGCGCAAGGCCCGCGATCTGGTGCGGCGCAAGGGCGCCCTGTCCGACCATTCCCTGCCCGGCAAGCTGGCCGACTGCCAGTCCAAGAAGCCCGAGGAATCCGAGCTGTTCATCGTCGAGGGCGATTCGGCCGGCGGCTCGGCCAAGCAGGGCCGCGACCCGCGCTTTCAGGCCATCCTGCCCCTGCGCGGCAAGATCCTGAACGTGGAGAGGACGCGTTTCGACAAGATGCTCGGCAACAAGGAAATCCGGGCCATGATCACGGCCATGGGCGCGGGCATCGACGAGGACATGGACCTGGAGAGGCTGCGCTACCACAAGATCGTCATCATGACCGACGCCGACGTGGACGGCGCGCACATCCGCACGCTCCTGCTGACCTTCTTCTTCCGGCAGTACAGGCAGCTCATCGACAACGGCTTCCTGTACATCGCCCAGCCGCCGCTGTTCCGTGTGCAGAAGGGCAAGAACGAAAAATACATCGTGGACGAGCCCACCCTGCGCTCGCACCTCATCGAGGCCATTGCCGGCGAGGTGACCTTGATTGCCCCCAATGAGCAGGAGATCAGCAAGAAGAAACTCGAACGCCTGCTGGAGAAGATCGCCTATCTGGAAGCCAAGGTGCGCGAGGCCGGGGCCTACGGCTTCAGCGACGAGCTGCTGCTGAGCGTGCTGGAGTACGGCACGCGCCTGACGCCCGCCTCGTTCCAGGACGGCGAGTTGGAGTCCCTGCGCACATACCTGTCGAGCAAGGGCCATCTGGTCTGGACCGAGCAGGAGATGGAGCTGGACGAGCTGCGCACCTTCGTCATCTTCGAGAACGAGAACGCTCAGCGCACCCGCATCGGCGTGGAGTTCTTCAACTCCAAGCTCTATCGCTACGCCTACGACGCCCTGGACACCATCCGCCAGACGACCGGCGGCCATGAACTGACCCTGCGCAAGCGCGAGCAGTCCTACAAGGTCAACGGCTATTTCCATGCCCTGCGCGCGGTCATCGACGAGGCGCACAAGGAGTACAACATCCAGCGCTATAAGGGCTTGGGCGAAATGAACCCCGAGCAGCTCTGGGAAACGACCATGAACCCCGAGAACCGCACCATGTTCCAGGTGTCCGTGGAGGACGCCGAGGAAGCGGACAAGATCTTCTCGGATCTCATGGGCGACCAGGTCGAGCCGAGGCGGCAGTTCATCGAGAGGAACGCGCTCAGCGTGAGTGAGCTGGATATTTAA